Genomic segment of Pseudomonadota bacterium:
AGAAGCGATAGTACGTGTCGAGGGCCTGCTCTTCAAGCTCGAGCGCGGTTCTCACGCGCGCGGCCTCTTCCTGGATGAGCACCGACTCGATGTGGCCGCGCGCCGTGGCCTCGAACTGGCGCCGAAGGTTCTCGAAGTTGCCCTTCAGCTGGTCGAGGGCGTCGCGCAGGTACTGCTCGGGAATGCTGCCGGAGGCGTATTCGACGGCCATGTTGATGACGAAGTTGGCCATGGGCGACTGGGTCGGCCCCTGGGTGCGCATGCGCATCTGGATCTGGGGGATCAGATCGCGGATCTCTGTGAACGAGGCGCGCAGGTCTTCCATGCCCTTCTCGAGGAGCTCGGCACGGCCTTCCTTCACGAAATCGAGCAACATGCCGCAGGCGTCGGCATTGCGCTTGTACGATGCAAGCAGGAGATCGCGCTCTGCGGAGGGCTTCTGCTGGCTTGCCTGCTGATGCGCGATCTCAGCCAGGCGTCGGGCGCGGTCAACGGCGCTGTGGAAGTTGCCATCGCGTTCGATCTCGCCAGACCTGACGCGCTCGTAGAGCTGGTGGATGAAGTTGTAGTCCGGGATGTCAGACGGGCCCATGGCGACCAGGGCCTGGTTGCGCAGGTTGAACAACCCGTCGTTGAGCAGGAAGCTGGCGCGGCGGATGAGCTCGCCACCGCGCACCAGGGTGTAGGTCTGCTTGTCGGTGAAGTGCTGCTCGACGGTGGTGAGCCCGCCCTCGTAGAGCGTCACGGCCTGGCCGACCGCCTGGATCTGGGGGGCGCACGCCTCGCGCACGGGAGGCTGCAGGCCCTGCACCGTCTCGCTGATCTCAGCGCGCAGCGACGCCAGCTCGGTGTTCGCCCGCTCGAGCACGGGTCTGAGGATGTTCGCATCCTTGCCGTTGTTCACGACCTCCATGATGGCGTCGAGAATGGGATTGCGCGCTTCCCCCTGAGCGGATGTGCCCTGTGCCATGACTGCCTCCTGGAACGGCTTCGATGCGCTGGTCTGGCCCGGAATTCAAATGCCGACGCAGCAGTTCCTGCTACGTCGGCATTCGCGGGTGGTCTACCCGAGGGTCACGTCAGGCGGCGCGCATCCACCAGTTCTGGTTGGGCCACGCCGTTTGCTGCGGCTGCTCGAGCACCTTGATGTCGCGGTTGTGCGGGGTGACCGAGAGGTCGTCGGCCTGCTTGAACAGGTTGCGGTACACGAGGGCGCCGCTCTGGTCCTGGCCGAAGTAGGCCGTCTCGCCCGCTGCCTGGTGCTGGGCATCGTAGGCGGTCTGGTAGGGGTTGAAGTTCACGCCCTGGATCTGGTTGCCGTTGTTCTTGATGCGGATCTCCTGCGCGCCGTCGTAGATGGCGGTGTTCTCGATCAGACCGTTCGCGGAGGTCGCGTTCATGGTGATGCGGGTGCCGTCACCCAGAACCATCGTGCGGGTCTTCTCTTCCCAGTCCTTGACGTGCTGGCCGTCAACGTTCTCGTGCGGGTCACCCCAGTGCTGCACCGAGTGCTTGCCGCTCGGGTCGGTGACAGTGACCGTGTGGCCGTTCACCTGAACCTTGTAGCCGCCGCTGGTGGTGTAGGCGATGGGCTGGCCGTTGCCCTGCTGGGTCAGCTGGCCGCCCTGGTTCTGGGGCGGCTGATTGCAGGGCGGGTAGCAGCAGCCCTGCTGCTGCGGAGGCGGGAAGCACCCCGCGAAGCCCATCATTCCGAAGCCGCCCATCTGCGGGAAGCCGTAGCCGCCGCCAGGGAAGCCGCAGCCGCCGAAGCCGCCGAAGCCGCCGGGCATTCCGCCAGGCATTCCGTAGCCGCCGAAGCCGCCGCCCGGGAAGTAGGGGGCGTAGGGAGGGCACTGCGGGGGCTGCTGGTTCGCGCCCTGAATCGCATTGCCGAACAGCGCGCCGAGAGCGCCACCCGCGAGGGCTCCAACGGGGCCGCCGATTGCGAAGCCCACGAGGCCGCCTGCGATGGCACCGCCCCAGCCGCCGACATTGTGCTGAGAACCGCTCATTCCGGCTGCAGCGGCGCCCACGCCGATGCCGAATCCTGCGACCGCTCCGATGGGGCCGCCCACGAAGAATCCACCGACTGCTCCGATTGCGCCTGCGCCGAGTGCGGAAAGCCAGCTCATCGTTTTGATTCCTCCACTTTGCTGCCTGGTCGACGCTGCGGTCCGCGCGTTTGGCGGGGGGTGCGCTGCGTCGCTGACTTGTTGTTGAGATTATCACCCCAGAAGGCCGATTGTCTAGGGTTTGCGGGCAGGTTTAACCGAACATTTACAACGGTAACATCTTGTTAACATCTGGCGGGTTGCGCCCCCTGTCCGGGACGTGCCTCAGGCCTTGCAGGGCCGGTCTGTTCGCCGGCCAAGAACCTCCTGATGGAGATCTGTTCGCGCCCGCTGCCTCCAAGGGTTCATCGGTCGCTGCTGGCTTTTGTGCTGGTGGCCTTCGCGCTCGGGCTCCAGGGCTGCGCCCGGACCGAGGCTTCGGGGGTGCACCTGTCGTGGATCGCCAATCGCGACGACAGCGGTTTCGAGCACGAGCTCTTGCGCCGCTTCGAGCGCGCCCATCCGGACATCACCGTCTCCCTCGTCGAGATGTCGCACGACACCGACAACATCCACAACCAGTACGCGACCTACCTGGTCTCTGAAGACGACGCCATCGACCTGTACGGCATCGACGTCATCTGGCCGGCCGAGTTCGGGTCGGCGGGATGGGCGCTTCCGCTCGACGACTGGCTGTCTGCCGAGGCGCGGGCCGAGTTCCTGCCGGGCCCTCTGGCGGCCTGCTCCTACCGCGGTCACCTGTACGCGCTGCCCTGGTACAGCGACGCAGGCATGCTCTACTATCGCAAGGATCTCCTCGAGGAGAGCGGCGTGACGCCGCCCACCACCTGGAGCGAGCTGACCTCGGCGTCGCGCCGGCTGCGCGCGCGGGGACGCAGCGGATTTGTGTTCCAGGCGGGGCAGTATGAGGGCCTGGTGTGCAACTTCCTCGAACATGCCTGGGGCAATGGAGGCGACGTGCTCGACCGCGATGGTCGGGTTGTGCTCGACAGCCCCCAGAACGAAGAGGCCCTTCGACGCATGATCGAACTGATCGGAACCGATGGGGTGGCCCCCGCTTCGGTGGTCACCTTCCGTGAAGACGAGTCGCTCCGCTTCTTCCAGAGCGGTTCGGCGGTGTTCCTGCGCAGCTGGCCCTACGTCTGGGGGCTCACGCAGAAGCGGGGGGAGTCCCTTCTCGGCAAGGTGGGCATCGCGCCCGTGCCGCACGCCGATGGCGCGGGGCATCGCTCGGCCGGCTGCCTGGGGGGCTGGAACCTCATGGTCTCGCGGTGGTCGAAGCACCCGCGCGAGGCGTTCCTGCTGGCCTCCTTCCTCACCTCGCCTGAAGCGCAGCGCGAGCGGATGCTGGCCACCGGTCAGCTGCCCACCCGCATCGCTCCCTACAGCGACGCGGAGGTTCGCAAGGCTCATCCCGAGATGGCCGACCTCCTGGCGGTGTTCGAGGGGGCCCGCCCGCGACCGGTCACGCCGCACTACTCGAAGCTGTC
This window contains:
- a CDS encoding ABC transporter substrate-binding protein translates to MEICSRPLPPRVHRSLLAFVLVAFALGLQGCARTEASGVHLSWIANRDDSGFEHELLRRFERAHPDITVSLVEMSHDTDNIHNQYATYLVSEDDAIDLYGIDVIWPAEFGSAGWALPLDDWLSAEARAEFLPGPLAACSYRGHLYALPWYSDAGMLYYRKDLLEESGVTPPTTWSELTSASRRLRARGRSGFVFQAGQYEGLVCNFLEHAWGNGGDVLDRDGRVVLDSPQNEEALRRMIELIGTDGVAPASVVTFREDESLRFFQSGSAVFLRSWPYVWGLTQKRGESLLGKVGIAPVPHADGAGHRSAGCLGGWNLMVSRWSKHPREAFLLASFLTSPEAQRERMLATGQLPTRIAPYSDAEVRKAHPEMADLLAVFEGARPRPVTPHYSKLSDCLQIELHRAISGEVDAGGALRAAAARLRALPGFEAAQTSRAPAAAAGRP
- a CDS encoding DUF1521 domain-containing protein codes for the protein MSWLSALGAGAIGAVGGFFVGGPIGAVAGFGIGVGAAAAGMSGSQHNVGGWGGAIAGGLVGFAIGGPVGALAGGALGALFGNAIQGANQQPPQCPPYAPYFPGGGFGGYGMPGGMPGGFGGFGGCGFPGGGYGFPQMGGFGMMGFAGCFPPPQQQGCCYPPCNQPPQNQGGQLTQQGNGQPIAYTTSGGYKVQVNGHTVTVTDPSGKHSVQHWGDPHENVDGQHVKDWEEKTRTMVLGDGTRITMNATSANGLIENTAIYDGAQEIRIKNNGNQIQGVNFNPYQTAYDAQHQAAGETAYFGQDQSGALVYRNLFKQADDLSVTPHNRDIKVLEQPQQTAWPNQNWWMRAA